Part of the Geminocystis sp. M7585_C2015_104 genome, GCGATAAAATGAGTGGGAATGCCCTTAGTTTCCAACCATTGCATCAAAGCCGAACAAATGGTACAGTTTACCTCCCCTTTGCCTAAAATGGTGCCCCGTTTTTGAGCATTGAAAGCCGTGGCATCGTCTTTGTAGTAGGTTAGGTATTCATTTTCTCTATCCGTGGCATAGACAATTTTCGCCTTGCCCTCATATAATTTAGTTCCACTAGACATGATTAGTATACTCTCCAACAGTTGTTCTGTTCCCACTATCACCTTATCATAGGGAGATTGTTTTGTTGTCCTGGAATATGATATTATGAGACCCTTGGCTAAGTTAGTGGGCCAAAGCCTAGCGGTGGAGTTGCTAGAAAGGGCAGTAGCCACAAATCGTATTGCCCCTGCTTATTTATTTGTGGGCCCTTCAGGGGTAGGGAAGGCTTTGGCGGCTAGGTGTTTTGCAGAGATGTTATTAATTTCCCCCCAACAAGACTATCAACGAGCCTGTCAAAGGCTATATAATGGCAACCATCCCGATTTTTTATGGGTTGAACCAACTTACAACGACAAAGGGGAGTTACTGACGGCCAAACAGGCAGAAGAAAGGGGTTTAAAGAGAAAAACAACACCACAAATCCGTATTGAACAAATACGTAGTATTGTTGATTTTTTGAGTCGTCCGCCTTTGGAAAGTGAGAGAAGTGTGGTGGTAATTGAGGGGGCAGATTATATGGCCGAGGCTGCTGGCAATGCCCTTTTAAAAACCTTGGAGGAGCCCGGAAATGCTACTTTAATTCTAATTGCTAACAACACTAATTCTCTACTTCCCACCCTAGTTTCCCGCTGTCAAATTGTGCCTTTTTTTCGCCTCAGTGAGGAGGATTTAAAATACGTGTTATGCCGAGCCCATTATCCGGAAATTTTGGAATATCCCCACCTGATTCAACTGGCGGAAGGGGCCCCAGGTAAAGCCATTTCTGACTGGCAAAAGCTAAGGAATATCCCTCAGGATTTAATATCTAAAATTCTTAAGTTACCCGATAAAGTTGTCGATGCATTTCTGATAGCAAAACGGATTAGCAATGAGCTAGAATTAGACACACAAATATGGCTAGCAGATTATTTACAGTCTGTCTATTGGGAAAAAGAGAGAAAACCAGAGATAATTCACAGTCTAGAGAAGGTGAAAAAACTCCTGTTTAGATATGTACAACCTCGTTTGGTGTGGGAGTGTTTCTTCCTAGAAAATATCCCTGAAACCCTTAAGCAATAGCAGGCATGGCATAACCAGGCTGAAAGTCAGACTTGTCCCCGGGAAATAAAAACAGTGTTAGGATCTTAATTGGACAATTGTCTGTAGTAGAGTAGTAAAGGAGAAAAGCCATTTACACACCACCGCTGGCAAGACTAATCGAACAATTGCAAAGGTTACCAGGCATTGGCCCTAAAAATGCCCAAAGACTGGCATTGCATATCATCAAACGTCCAGAAAAAGAGGTAGAAAGTCTAGCAGAGGCTATCCTCAATGCCAAACGAAAAATCGGCTTCTGTCAACGCTGTTTTCATCTTACTTCTGATACTATCTGTGAAATTTGTCGTAATCCTAACAGAGATCAGACCACTATTTGTGTTGTGGCAGATTCCAAGGATGTTATAGCCATAGAGAAAACCAGAGAGTACCAGGGGTTGTATCATGTATTGGGTGGGGTAATATCCCCCATGGATGGGATAGGGCCGGAACAACTACACATAAAACAACTAATACAACGAGTCAACCAGGAGAAAACCGCCGAGGTGATTTTGGCAATCAACCCCACAGTGGAAGGGGAAACCACCACCCTGTATATTGCCAAACTCCTTAAACCCTTCACCAAAGTCACCAGGATTGCCTTTGGTTTACCCATAGGCGGCGATTTGGAATATGCAGATGAAATCACCCTCGCCAAAGCCTTAGAAGGTAGAAGGGTTATCGAAGACTAATACCTCCCCCTACTCCATATCCTACTCCCCCATTCCCATGGGGCTTTGTAATCATAAAACCCTAAATTCCTTTTGACTTTGACAATATTGCTTCAATTAATTGTGGTTTTCTCATCTGGGAACGTCCTTTTATTTTCAGTTTCTCTGCTAATTTTCTCAACTGTTCTACTGTTTTTCTTTCTAGACTTTTCTGTGTAAATTCTTCTTCTTCTTCTTGTAGTGTCGGTTGTGTAGTAGGAATTGGAGATGGCTGTGGTTGGGTTGGGACGCGCCCTAATTGACCTCTGATTTCTGCTTTTATTTCCGATAATATTTCCTGTTTCAAATCTCTCAAAGAGTACTTTATCTCGGAAACTAATTGTGTCAGCCAACTTCTTAACTCTGTTCTGAATTGTTTCATCTCTGCTCTTATATTACCCTTAAATTTGGCAAAAGACTCTGGTAAATTAGTAGGCTCATCTGGGACTTCCCTCTCATCTAATTCTGGAGATTCAGGGGGTATCTTTCTGTTCTCCTCGGTGGTAGTTTGATGAGAAACTAGTTGTAAAAACTCCTCTCTTACCGCATTAGCTTGCTGGTCATTCAAATCAAAAACCCAGGCCCAAAGTCTTTCAATTTCTAGTTTTTTAGCTACAAAGGCTATGTCCTCACCATATAATATTTCATATTCAAAGTCTTGGCCATACTTGTCAGTGCGCCGCAAAATTAGAGGCAACAAGTTGCTGCCGTGTTGTTTCAAACTCTTCTCTAAAATTGCCCTTCTTTCTCCAGTTATATCCACTCTATCCGGTATGGCAATATGACAGGTGAATACTTCCCCGTAATTTATAGGTTTAATGGCCAATATTTCTCTGATTCTTGCTTCCCTTTCATCCATAATTATCCCCTAATACCTTGTGAAATTTTCCGGACATGTTTAGCTAAAGCCAAATATCCTCCCATGGCCGACTCTAAGGAAGACTCTTCGCCCGCCGTAGGTTTATATTCAAAAATAGGACATCCCTTTTCGGCAGAAAGAGACACCACATTTAGTCGGGGAATCCATGTGTCCTCTGGAAACAATAAGTTATTTGGCTCTCTGAATTCAGACTTTTTTAGCACATCTAGTACTCTATTTTTCATGTTTGTATTAAAAACGGTGGAACGTTGGTCATACATGCTAACGGCAACCCCTAAAAAAACTAAATCATCCCCCCTATAACTTTGTACTTCCTTGATTCTGTTAATAACATATTCAATAGCCCTAATGGGGTAGGGGGAAAGCTGGGTGGGAATCAAAACCCCATCAGCTGCCATGAGGGCAATACTGTTGACTTTGCCGAAGGAGGGCGGGGCATCTATGAAAATAAAATCGTAGTCGTGGTTATTCCCTATTTTTTTCTGTAGCACTCTATCAATATCAAATGTTCTGATTAAGTCGGGCTCCTTGTCACTAAGACGGATATGAGAAGGCACTAAGTCTAAACTGGTATTATGCCACTTCTTATGAATAATCACCTGGGAGAGGGTGACTTTGGGATTGAGCAGTAAATCGACAATATCCTTGTATCCCTTT contains:
- a CDS encoding AAA family ATPase; this encodes MRPLAKLVGQSLAVELLERAVATNRIAPAYLFVGPSGVGKALAARCFAEMLLISPQQDYQRACQRLYNGNHPDFLWVEPTYNDKGELLTAKQAEERGLKRKTTPQIRIEQIRSIVDFLSRPPLESERSVVVIEGADYMAEAAGNALLKTLEEPGNATLILIANNTNSLLPTLVSRCQIVPFFRLSEEDLKYVLCRAHYPEILEYPHLIQLAEGAPGKAISDWQKLRNIPQDLISKILKLPDKVVDAFLIAKRISNELELDTQIWLADYLQSVYWEKERKPEIIHSLEKVKKLLFRYVQPRLVWECFFLENIPETLKQ
- the recR gene encoding recombination protein RecR, whose amino-acid sequence is MYTPPLARLIEQLQRLPGIGPKNAQRLALHIIKRPEKEVESLAEAILNAKRKIGFCQRCFHLTSDTICEICRNPNRDQTTICVVADSKDVIAIEKTREYQGLYHVLGGVISPMDGIGPEQLHIKQLIQRVNQEKTAEVILAINPTVEGETTTLYIAKLLKPFTKVTRIAFGLPIGGDLEYADEITLAKALEGRRVIED
- a CDS encoding Rho termination factor N-terminal domain-containing protein — its product is MKQFRTELRSWLTQLVSEIKYSLRDLKQEILSEIKAEIRGQLGRVPTQPQPSPIPTTQPTLQEEEEEFTQKSLERKTVEQLRKLAEKLKIKGRSQMRKPQLIEAILSKSKGI